Genomic window (Streptomyces sp. NBC_00078):
CGGGCGAGGAACGCGGCGCCGGTGTCCGCGACCGTGGTCAGGAAGGCATTGGAGGACAAGCCGCGGTCCAGCAGGACGAGCATGCCCTCGTGCAAGGAGCGGGCCAGGCGCTTGCCATGGGTGGTCTCGCCGCTGGTGCGCGGGCCGAAGACCGCGTCGATCACGGCCCGGGTGCCGCAGGCGACCAGGGTGACCAGGCAGATCTGGGGATAGCCTGAAGTGGCGTACTGGTTGGAGCCTTTGCCCAGGTGGGCCCGGGTGGCGGGAGCGTCGGGGACGTCGAGGTAGGTGCCGTCGACGGCGACGACCAGCAGACCCGCCCAGCGGGCCCCGGTGGTGCGGATCGCGCTCGCCGGGCCGCGCAGCAGGTCGAACAGGGCCCGCATGGGGCGGACACCGAGCCGGGCGCGGGCGTGCCACAGTGCCGTTGCGGTGACCTTCGGGACCGGCAGGCAGTGCAGTGCGGAGGTCAGCCTGGCCCACACCGCCGGATAGCCGCACTCCTCGAACAGAGCAGCGGCCAGGAGGAGGTAGACGACCACCCGGGCGGGGAGTTTCCGCAATCGCTGCTGGACGGCCCCGCACTCAGCCAGGGCGGCGTCGACCATCTCGAACGGGACGATCTGCGTCAACTCACCCAAGTGACCCGGAGCGAAAAGACCGTCGGCTACCGCGATCTCGCGGCTGATGACACACTGACCCGACAGCGGAGCCTCCGGTGCTGTGAACGGCTTGTCTTGGCGGACCAGCCAGTTCTACCGGGGCTCCGCTTCTCGCGTCCGGTGTTCCTCCAGATCAGACCCCACTTGCAGCCACGGACCCGCCCCGTAACTTCATGGCCTTGCCCATTAGGGTGAGGTCATGCCAGCGAGCTACGCGTATCTCGGTCCCGAGGGCACCTTCACCGAAGCCGCCCTGCGCACCCTTCCCGAGACGGCCACCCGGGAACTGATCCCGTACGTGTCCGTCCAGTCCGCGCTCGACGCGGTCCGCGCCGGTGAGGCCGAGGCCGCGTTCGTGCCGATCGAGAACTCCGTCGAGGGCGGCATCACCACCACCCTTGACGAGCTGGTCGCGGGCGCCCCGCTGATGATCTACCGCGAGGTGCTCCTGTCGATCACCTTCGCGCTGCTGGTGCGGCCGGGCACCAAGCTCTCCGACGTCAAGACCGTCTCCGCGCACCCGGCCGCCCAGCCGCAGGTGCGCAACTGGCTCAGGAACAACCTCCCGGACGCCCACTGGGAGTCGGCCGCCTCGAACGCGGACGCCGCCCGGCTGGTCCAGGAGGGCCAGTACGACGCGGCCTTCGCCGGCGAGTTCGCCGCCGCCCTGTACGGCCTGGAGGCGCTGGAGACCGGGATCCACGACGCCGAGAACGCGCAGACGCGGTTCGTGCTCGTGGGCCGCCCCGCCCGGCCCGCGGCACCGACCGGCGCGGACAAGACGTCCGTCGTGCTGTGGCAGCGCGACGACCACCCCGGCGGCCTGCGCGATCTGCTCGACGAGTTCGCCACCCGCGGCATCAACCTGATGCTGCTGCAGTCGCGGCCCACCGGCGCCGGCATCGGCAACTACTGCTTCTGCATCGACGCGGAGGGCCATATCTCCGACCGCCGGGTGGCCGAGACCCTGATGGGGCTCAAGCGGATCTGCCTGGAAGTGCGGTTCCTGGGTTCGTACCCGCGTGCGGACATCGGCGTCGAGGACGTACGCGCGCTGTGGCGGGGAACGTCCGACGAGGAGTTCGTCGCGGCCTCGGACTGGGTGGCGCGCTGCCAGGACGGCCGTTTCTAGCCCAACCGTCCAGTCTGCCCAGGGGCACGACCGGCCAGTCCTACCTGCAGATTTTCGTTGTCCACAGGAGTTATCCACAGGCAGGCTTCTCGACCTGGGGACAAGTCGACACCTACACATCGCTCGGTCGACAAATCGGCCTGCAGGCCCCTCTCGCGTCCACCGGCCCGCATGTCACCGTTCGTCCACCCGTTTCCTTTAGGCAATCCTTTGGAGCGACCCATTTCCACTCGAAAGCAGTGGTAAAGCAGGGTCTGCACCGGGAATCCAGGGCGTGACGCAGCAGTTTCGGAGTGATCAATTCCGAAATCCACAGACCGTCCGCACACCCTGTGGATAACTCTTCGGGGGTTGTGGATCGCTGTGGACAACCGAGCCCCAAGTCCCGTTCCCCACAAGGGAATCGAGTCAACCAGCCACCAACCGCCTGCCCCGTTCCGGGGAGTGAGACACCTTTTGTTGACACTGTGCGTAATTCGCCCATAACGGAACGTAAGGCATAATTGCCAACCGTTGGGAATGGTGAGTCGTGGGCCGTATGCCCGCACCGGTAGCCTTGACCGCGTGATTGACCTTCGCCTGCTCCGTGAGGACCCCGACCGTGTGCGCGCGTCCCAGCGTGCCCGTGGAGAGGACGTCGCGCTCGTCGACGCTCTCCTGTCTGCCGACGAGCGGCGCAGGTCGTCCGGCGTCCGCTTCGACGAGCTGCGTTCCGAGCAGAAGGCGCTCGGCAAGCTCATCCCCAAGGCCTCCGGCGACGAGAAGGCGGAGCTGCTCAAGCAGACGGGCCGTCTCGCCGCCGACGTCAAGGCGGCCGACGCCGAGCAGCACGAGGCGGACGAAGAGACCAAGCGGCTTCTGCTCCAGCTCGGCAACCTCATCCACCCGGACGTCCCGGTCGGCGGCGAGGAGGACTTCGTCGTCCTGGAGACGCACGGCACCATCCGCGACTTCGCCGCCGAGGGCTTCGAGCCCAGGGACCACCTGGAGCTCGGCGAGGCGCTGGGCGCCATCGACGTCGAGCGCGGCGCCAAGGTGTCGGGCTCCCGCTTCTACTACCTGACGGGCGTCGGCGCCCTCCTGGAGCTGGCGCTCGTCAACGCCGCGATCGCGCAGGCCACCGAGGCGGGCTTCGTCCCGATGCTCACCCCCGCGCTGGTCCGCCCCCGCGCCATGGAGGGCACCGGCTTCCTCGGCCAGGCCGCGGAGAACGTCTACCACCTGGAGAAGGACGACTACTACCTGGTCGGCACCTCCGAGGTCCCGCTCGCCGCGTACCACATGGACGAGATCCTTGACGCGGACAAGCTGCCGCTGCGTTACGCCGGCTTCTCGCCGTGCTTCCGCCGCGAGGCCGGGACGTACGGCAAGGACACCCGGGGCATCTTCCGCGTGCACCAGTTCGACAAGGTCGAGATGTTCTCGTACGTCGCCCCCGAGGACGCGGAGAACGAGCACCGGCGGCTCCTGGAGTGGGAGAAGCAGTGGCTCACCGGCCTGGAACTGCCCTTCCAGGTCATCGACGTGGCCTCCGGCGACCTGGGCGCCTCGGCGTCCCGCAAGTTCGACTGCGAGGCGTGGATCCCCACGCAGGGCAAGTACCGCGAGCTGACCTCTGCCTCCAACTGCGACGGCTTCCAGGCACGCCGGCTGTCCGTCCGCATGCGCGACGGCAAGAAGGTGCAGCCGCTGGCGACGCTCAACGGCACGCTGTGCGCCGTACCGCGCACGATCGTGGCGATCCTGGAGAACCACCAGCAGGCCGACGGCTCGGTGTACGTGCCGAAGGTGCTGCGCCCGTTCCTGGGCGGCCGAGAGGTCCTGGAGCCGATCGCCAAGTGAGCGACGCGTCTCCCGTCAAGGGCTTCCCGTACCGGCTGATCGCGACCGACCTCGACGGCACGCTCCTGCGCTCCGACGAGTCGGTCTCACAGCGCACCCGTGACGCGCTCGCCGCGGCCACGGCGGCGGGCGCCGCGCACATCGTCGTCACCGGCCGCGCGGTCCCCTGGACCCGGCACATCCTCGACGACCTCGGCTACCAGGGCCTCGCGGTCTGCGGCCAGGGCGCCCAGGTGTACGACGCCGGCTCGCACCGCCTGCTGACGTCGGTCACCCTGGACCGGCAGCTGGCGGGCGTGGCCCTGGCGAAGATCGAGGCGGAGGTCGGCCCGCTGCATCTGGCGGCCAGCCGTGACGGTCTGGACGGCGATGTGCTGGTGGGGCCGGGTTACGCGGTCACCGGCAGCCTTCCGTCGACCCCGTTCACGGACGCGTCCGACCTGTGGACCGCCCCGCTGAACAAGATCTACATACAGCACCCGGAGCTGTCCGACGACGCCCTCGCAGAGGCGGCCCGCCGGGCCGCGGGCGGCTTCGTCACGGTGGCGATGGCGGGCGAGGGCATCGTCGAACTGCTGCCGCTGGGTCTGTCCAAGGCGACGGGCCTCTCGCTGGCGGCCCGCCGCCTGGGCGTCAAGGCGGCGGACACGATCGCCTTCGGCGACATGCCGAACGACATCCCGATGTTCGCCTGGGCGGCGCGTGGCGTGGCGATGGCCAACGCCCACGAGGAGCTGAAGGCGGTGGCGGACGAGGTGACGTCGTCGAACGAGGAGGACGGCATCGCCGTCGTTCTGGACCGCCTACTCGCATAGGCCGGGCAAGAGGCGGACCGCCTGCTCGCACCTGTGCGGGCGGACGTGCCGCTGGGGCGGTACGGGTGGGCGCAACGGCACCTCGTGGTGCCGGACTGCGCAACCGACCCGCCCGCCCCAGCGGAGGATGCCCCCTGTGATGGGGGCGACGGGGAAGGCGGCCCACGCAAGCGCAGCGCGCGTCGCGTGCTCGAAGCGGCCGCCCCGGGCAACTCCCTGTGCGATACGGGGTCGACGGTGGGGTAACTACACCGGAACCCGCCGCTGGCTGCCCTGTCGGGAGCTGGACGAACTGTCGTGCATGGACACCGTCCCGCTCCTCTCCCTGAACATGGCGCCGGATCGTCGTCCGGCGGCGGGGACACAACCACTGTGCCGGTTCGACGAGTTGGGCGCCACCGAATTAGTGCGAGGTCAGCGGCGTCGCCACCGCCGGCGTCGCCCCTTGCTGAAGAACCACCCGGCGGGCGGCTCGTCCGAGCGCCAGGGCTGCGGCTCGGGCTCCTCCGCGCGCCAGCGCGCGGCCAGCATGCGCGCGCGGGCGGACGGCTCGGAAGTCTCGGCGCCCTGTACGAAGTCCTCGTCCAGGACCAGGTCGTCCCAGTCGTCCGCCATCGCCGTCCCTCCCAGCCGTATCCGCTTCTTCCCAGTGTGCCCGGACCGAAGTGAACCCTCCGTCAAGATCAGGACCTGTCATTCCTCCCCGGCGAGCGTCAGCGTGCGCAGCTTCTGGCCGGCGTACCAGGTGGCCAGGACGGTCACCGCGACCAGGAACACCGTCGCCGTCGTCAGTCCGACGTCGGAGGTGACCAGGTCACCGCCGGCCACCTTGTGCGCGACGGCCAGCGACCACTGCTGGACGCTCAGCGTGCGGGCGCCCGGCACCAGGGAGCCGAACAGGGCTTCCCAGACCAGCGCGTAGACGAGCCCGAAGACCACCGCGTGCCGGGAGACCGTGCCCAGCAGCAGGAACAGCGCCGCGTACGCGATGGAGGAGACCAGCGCGGCCACCGTGTAGGCGACGGCGATCTGCTGGCCGTTGCCGTTGAGGATGAAGCCGGCGACGAGGGTCGGCAGCGCGGAGAACACCATGGTCACGGCGATCGCCACGATCAGCTTGGTGAAGATGATCGTCGGCCGCTTCAGCGGCTTGGACAGCAGGTACACCACCGAGCCGTCGTCGATCTCCGGACCGATCGCGCCGGTGCCGGCGATGACGCCGATGATCGGCACCATCGTGGCGAGCGCGAGCCCGCCCAGCAGGTCCGAGGCCGTCTGGTCGTCGGCGCCGGCGAGAGCCCGCACGACGACGGAGATCGCGATCAGCAGCAGGGGCAGCGCACCCAGGATGAGGGCCCGGCGACGGCCGAGCAGGGCCCGGTAGGTGAGTCGGGCGACTGTGGGGTCGTACATCTTCGGCCTCCTACGCCGCGACGAGATACGAGAAGACGGACTCAAGCGACTCGTCGGACGGCGAGACCGCGAGCAGCCGGATGCCGTGGTCGCGGGCGACCCTGGGCAACAGGGCCGTGAAGCGGCCGAAGTCGACGGCCTGGATGCGCAACGCGCCCTCGGCGAGGTCGACTTCGATTCCGGACGTCGACGGGTCGGCGATCAGCGCGGCCGCGAGCGCGCGGTCGTCGCTGGAGCGCACCAGGTAGCGGTGCGGGCGGTCGGTCATCAGACGGCGGATCTTGCGGAAGTCGCCGCTGGCCGCGTGCCTTCCGGCGACGACGACCTCGATGTGCCAGGCGAGTTGCTCGACCTCTTCGAGGATGTGGGACGAGAACAGCACCGTGCGGCCCTCGTCGCCCATCCGCCGCAGCAGGTCCATGAGCTGCATGCGCTGGCGCGGGTCCATGCCGTTGAAGGGTTCGTCGAGCAGGAGCAGCGAGGGGTCGTGGACGAGGGCGGACGCCATCTTCACGCGCTGGCGCATGCCCTTGGAGTACGTGGAGATCTTCCGGTCCTGCGCGTACTCCATCTCGACCGTGGCGAGCGCCTTCTGGGCCGCCTTGGCGTTCAGGCCGTGCAACTCCGCGTTGGCCACGACGAATTCGCGCCCGGTGAGGAAGTCGTACATCGCCTCGCGCTCGGGGACGATGCCGATGTGCCTGTAGACCGTCTCGTTGCGCCACACCTGCTGGCCGTCGAGGGTGACCGTGCCGGTGGAGGGGGCGAGGAAGCCGGCCATCATGTTGATGAGGGTGGACTTTCCGGCGCCGTTCGGACCGAGCAGGCCGGTGACGCCGGGGCCGATCGTCATGGTGACGTCGTTGACGGCGACCACGTTGCCGAACCAGCGGGAGACGTGGTCGATGTTGAGCGTGGTCACAGGCCCACCTTCCGGTAGCGGCGCATCAGGAGGCCGTAGCAGGCGGCGATGAGACCCAGGACGACCAGGACGTAGACCACGCCCTCGCCGTTCGTCGGGCCGATCTCGCCGGGGGACGCCGAGGCCGCGCCGAGGAACGCGGTCTGGACACCGTCGACGAGGGTCACGGGCGAGAAGAGGCCGATCCAGGGAATGGCCCTCGTGCTGTTCTGCGCTTCGGCGATGGCCTGGAGCGTGGAGACGGCGCCGTAGGAGATGGTCATCACGGCGATCACGGCCGCGATGCCGAAGCCGCGCCTCGGAGTCACCGAGGCGATGACCAGGCCGATGCCGGCGAAGAGCAGCGAGAGCAGTGCCACGGAGACGAGTCCCTGAGCGAACCCCTTGGTCTGGTCGGCGAAGTCGAGCTTCGCCAGCAGCGCGCCGACATAGAGGACGAGCAGCGGGGCCGCGGTCAGGACGAACAACGCGGAGGCCAGCGCCGCGTACTTGGCACGCACGTAGTCGGCGGTCTCGATCGGCCGCGAGAAGTACAGCGGCACGGTCTTGAAGCGCAGGTCGCGGGAGACGGACTGGGGCGCCTGCGAGGCGACGTACAGGCTGATGACGGCCTGCATGATGATCGCGTAGCGCGTGTAGTCGACGGGCAGGTCCTTGGCCTTCGTGGCGACCGCGACGGCGACCATGATGGCCGCGGGCACGCACATCACCACGAACAGCAGCATCGGCAGCACCTTGGACTTGACCGAGCGGCCGAGGCCGTAGGCGCCGCGCAGGGACTGCGAGTACAGCGAGCGAGTGGCATAGGAACGGCCGAGGCGGGGGCCGTCGTAGTTGCGGTAGCCGATGTTGTGGATGCGGGTCTGGTCACCCGACGCCGCGGCCGGTGTCCGCATGGGCTGCTCAACTGCCATGGACGGCCGCCTCCTTCGTCACGTCCTGCTCCTCGGTGTCCGCGTGGAAGACCTCGGAGATGTGGTGCCTGCGCTGCTCCATGCGCACCAGGCCGAGGCCGAGATCGGCGACGACGTCGCGCACGAGGTCGTACGTCTGCTCGCCCTGCGCGGTCAGCAGCAGGATGTGGCCGGCGCCCGGCAGGCCGTTGCTGCCGTCGAGGACCTCCACCCCGCGCGCGTGCAGCACCTCGCGCACCGCGCGCGTGCCGTCCGGGTGCTCGTCGGTGTCGGTGACCTCGATCGCCAGAGTGGTCGTGGTCTGTGTGAAGTCCGTGGTGGAGCTGGAGCGCAGGAGCTTGCCGCCGTCGATGACGACGACGTGGTCGCAGGTCCGCTCCAGCTCGCCCAGCAGGTGCGAGGTGACCAGCACCGAGATGCCGAAGTCGGTGTGGATACGGCGGATCAGGCCGAGCATGTCGTCGCGGCCGACCGGGTCGAGGCCGTTGGTCGGCTCGTCCAGGAAGACCAGCTGCGGGTCGTGGACCAGGGCCTGCGCGAGCTTCACACGCTGCTTCATACCGGTCGAGTAGCCGCCGATGGGGCGGTAGCGCTCCTCGTACAGACCGACATGGCGCAGCGTGTCCGCGGTGCGCTCGCGCGCGGCCGTGGGCGGCAGGCCGGACATGCGCGCCATATGGACGACGAACTCGGTCGCCGAGACGTCCGGCGGCAGACAGTCGTGCTCCGGCATGTAGCCGACCCGCTCACGGATGTCGGCGCCCTTGGCCGCGACGTCGAGCCCGAGCACTTCGGCGCGGCCCTCGGAGGCGGGGGTCAGACCCAGAAGGATCTTGATCAGAGTGGACTTGCCGGCCCCGTTCGCTCCGACGAGTCCGGTCACACCGGGCCCGACGTCGACGGAGAGCCGGTCAAGCGCGGTCACCCGGGGGAACCGCATGCTCAGGCTTTCGGTCGCGATCACAGTCACGGCTAAGACGATAGTGACGGGTACCACGCCGGTCGTCAGACCGCAGAGCTGTCTTGACGTCCGACTCCAGGCGTACGGGTCCGTAGGGGATTCCCCTACCTGAGAGCTACGCAGAGTTATCCACAGCCCGGACCCGGCCTATTGACGCAGCCTCTAACAACTGTCACATTCACCGGTGTCACGTTACGAGCACGTACCGCAGTCGGAGTGGACGAGGGTGGGGCGGTGGCATGACGACAGCAGTGGCAGACGAACTCCCCGTGCGGCTGCCGGGGTTCAGGCAGGTGCAGCGCCTCGCGTACGACTGCGCGGAGGCGGTCGCCGCCCGCCTGCGGCCGGGCGTGACCGAGCGCGAGGCGGCCCGGATGCAGCGCGAGTGGCTGCGCGAGCGCGGCGTGCGGGACT
Coding sequences:
- a CDS encoding IS4 family transposase produces the protein MSGQCVISREIAVADGLFAPGHLGELTQIVPFEMVDAALAECGAVQQRLRKLPARVVVYLLLAAALFEECGYPAVWARLTSALHCLPVPKVTATALWHARARLGVRPMRALFDLLRGPASAIRTTGARWAGLLVVAVDGTYLDVPDAPATRAHLGKGSNQYATSGYPQICLVTLVACGTRAVIDAVFGPRTSGETTHGKRLARSLHEGMLVLLDRGLSSNAFLTTVADTGAAFLARLSATRKPPILHRYEDGSFLSRIGRLEVRVIECEITIATTAGRTTGVYRLATTLLDHRRYPAFELVKQYHERWEVESAFFAIKKSILGRRVLRARTMSGIAQEVYALLTAYQLIRIAIADATATLPHADPDRASFSIALHTARDQVVQAAGIIADTTIDLVGTIGRAVLNHPMTARRLRVSPRAVKRPLSRYAYKSLRVDRRTYKATISIDILLTGPISP
- the pheA gene encoding prephenate dehydratase, whose product is MPASYAYLGPEGTFTEAALRTLPETATRELIPYVSVQSALDAVRAGEAEAAFVPIENSVEGGITTTLDELVAGAPLMIYREVLLSITFALLVRPGTKLSDVKTVSAHPAAQPQVRNWLRNNLPDAHWESAASNADAARLVQEGQYDAAFAGEFAAALYGLEALETGIHDAENAQTRFVLVGRPARPAAPTGADKTSVVLWQRDDHPGGLRDLLDEFATRGINLMLLQSRPTGAGIGNYCFCIDAEGHISDRRVAETLMGLKRICLEVRFLGSYPRADIGVEDVRALWRGTSDEEFVAASDWVARCQDGRF
- the serS gene encoding serine--tRNA ligase, encoding MIDLRLLREDPDRVRASQRARGEDVALVDALLSADERRRSSGVRFDELRSEQKALGKLIPKASGDEKAELLKQTGRLAADVKAADAEQHEADEETKRLLLQLGNLIHPDVPVGGEEDFVVLETHGTIRDFAAEGFEPRDHLELGEALGAIDVERGAKVSGSRFYYLTGVGALLELALVNAAIAQATEAGFVPMLTPALVRPRAMEGTGFLGQAAENVYHLEKDDYYLVGTSEVPLAAYHMDEILDADKLPLRYAGFSPCFRREAGTYGKDTRGIFRVHQFDKVEMFSYVAPEDAENEHRRLLEWEKQWLTGLELPFQVIDVASGDLGASASRKFDCEAWIPTQGKYRELTSASNCDGFQARRLSVRMRDGKKVQPLATLNGTLCAVPRTIVAILENHQQADGSVYVPKVLRPFLGGREVLEPIAK
- a CDS encoding HAD family hydrolase; this encodes MSDASPVKGFPYRLIATDLDGTLLRSDESVSQRTRDALAAATAAGAAHIVVTGRAVPWTRHILDDLGYQGLAVCGQGAQVYDAGSHRLLTSVTLDRQLAGVALAKIEAEVGPLHLAASRDGLDGDVLVGPGYAVTGSLPSTPFTDASDLWTAPLNKIYIQHPELSDDALAEAARRAAGGFVTVAMAGEGIVELLPLGLSKATGLSLAARRLGVKAADTIAFGDMPNDIPMFAWAARGVAMANAHEELKAVADEVTSSNEEDGIAVVLDRLLA
- a CDS encoding ABC transporter permease subunit; the protein is MYDPTVARLTYRALLGRRRALILGALPLLLIAISVVVRALAGADDQTASDLLGGLALATMVPIIGVIAGTGAIGPEIDDGSVVYLLSKPLKRPTIIFTKLIVAIAVTMVFSALPTLVAGFILNGNGQQIAVAYTVAALVSSIAYAALFLLLGTVSRHAVVFGLVYALVWEALFGSLVPGARTLSVQQWSLAVAHKVAGGDLVTSDVGLTTATVFLVAVTVLATWYAGQKLRTLTLAGEE
- a CDS encoding ABC transporter ATP-binding protein is translated as MTTLNIDHVSRWFGNVVAVNDVTMTIGPGVTGLLGPNGAGKSTLINMMAGFLAPSTGTVTLDGQQVWRNETVYRHIGIVPEREAMYDFLTGREFVVANAELHGLNAKAAQKALATVEMEYAQDRKISTYSKGMRQRVKMASALVHDPSLLLLDEPFNGMDPRQRMQLMDLLRRMGDEGRTVLFSSHILEEVEQLAWHIEVVVAGRHAASGDFRKIRRLMTDRPHRYLVRSSDDRALAAALIADPSTSGIEVDLAEGALRIQAVDFGRFTALLPRVARDHGIRLLAVSPSDESLESVFSYLVAA
- a CDS encoding ABC transporter permease, translating into MAVEQPMRTPAAASGDQTRIHNIGYRNYDGPRLGRSYATRSLYSQSLRGAYGLGRSVKSKVLPMLLFVVMCVPAAIMVAVAVATKAKDLPVDYTRYAIIMQAVISLYVASQAPQSVSRDLRFKTVPLYFSRPIETADYVRAKYAALASALFVLTAAPLLVLYVGALLAKLDFADQTKGFAQGLVSVALLSLLFAGIGLVIASVTPRRGFGIAAVIAVMTISYGAVSTLQAIAEAQNSTRAIPWIGLFSPVTLVDGVQTAFLGAASASPGEIGPTNGEGVVYVLVVLGLIAACYGLLMRRYRKVGL
- a CDS encoding ABC transporter ATP-binding protein codes for the protein MIATESLSMRFPRVTALDRLSVDVGPGVTGLVGANGAGKSTLIKILLGLTPASEGRAEVLGLDVAAKGADIRERVGYMPEHDCLPPDVSATEFVVHMARMSGLPPTAARERTADTLRHVGLYEERYRPIGGYSTGMKQRVKLAQALVHDPQLVFLDEPTNGLDPVGRDDMLGLIRRIHTDFGISVLVTSHLLGELERTCDHVVVIDGGKLLRSSSTTDFTQTTTTLAIEVTDTDEHPDGTRAVREVLHARGVEVLDGSNGLPGAGHILLLTAQGEQTYDLVRDVVADLGLGLVRMEQRRHHISEVFHADTEEQDVTKEAAVHGS